The nucleotide sequence ATCAAGATTTAAAAATATGATATGTTAAATATAAAGCTTATATTACAGTGACAACCGTGGCAAACAATAACCTTGTCTGTATAATTGTGTATCTAAGCGGACGTTAACATGCCATAATTATGTGATTGGTGCGGTGAGACTGTTTTGATTCTGAAGATACTGAGAGAGCCAAATGAAAGGCATCCTAAAAAGATTTCCGATCTTTACAGTGACACTTGAACCTGGCCGTATTCAAATCAAATATTGTcacgtatttttttttatggcgTATGACTCATTTTATTGCTCTACGTTTGCCTGGGGACACTAATCACTTTATTAGCCAGAGTATCTTTTGTGAATATTCATTTGTCCAGCACATTTGATCAAATATACTTTGCTAGATCAGAAGTTATTCGAATTAATGACTTCAttttcttctcgttcgctccttcTAGACATCCACTCCTGTGGCACGCACGAATGCCGCCGTCTTCTTTAGGGCCGCCAGGTCGCCTAACAGTTTCTTCTGCAGGGGGGTCTCATCCGGCCAAGCTgtgcttcttctttcttcctgcAGCGGGCATTCTTGTAGAAGGTGTGCCGTTGTCATCGGTGCAGTGTTGCAGGTACACATCTCTGACTGTCCTATCTTCAGTTTGTTGAACAGATGTGCATGCAttctgttgtgtcccgttcgTAATCTGAAGAGGATGACCTGCTCCTCTCTGTTCAGGCTGTACTAGCTGTTGGCCTTGTTGTGTCTGGGGTGCTCTTTCTGCCATTTGTTTTTGTGAGATGGTCTTGGTGATGGTCTTTTCCTATGGGTACAAGACCAGTTTGTTTGACTGATCTCAGAGCCCTCCTTCCTTTGCAAGTCTGTCCGCTGTTTCGTTTCCGCGGACTCCACAGTGGGCAGGTACCCATTGTAGGGTGACGTCAGGTTTTGAGCTCAGAGTTGAGAGGGCCAGCGCAAGTTCATTCAGTTCCTTGTCGTTTTTCTCTAGGGCTTGGAGAACTGATATGGCATCAGTGAAGATGACGATTTTCTCGTGAGCTCTTGGCAGGTTGCTGTGGAGTTCTCTTGCAGCTTTCTCAAGCGCTTCTGCTTCCGCTTTGTAGTTTGTTGAGTATCGGCCTGTTGCTACTGAGTGAGCAGCGTCTTCTTCTCTGTACCCGATAAGCACTCCTCCCCCTCCATCTCTGGTTGCATCGGTGGCAGATCCATCTGTGTAGACATGGGTCCACTTAGGATAGACGGAGTGAAGAAACTCTAGAGTGAGTGATTTTCTCTCCTGGTCTAActgcaagggcggatctgggggggggggggttacacgggttacgtaaccaccccacccccacccccccaaaaagttCCTGAATGGCATTTTGGTAAGAGGTTtcagaggtaatttattggctcaggatgcaccagatagctctattttgcttctttggataaaaaatgttccgggggggggggggggcatgcccccggacccccctagaggcttaggcgccttcggcgccgtcaacttgtatcttcgcagtcattttgtaacccccaccccctccaaagtgaattgatccgcccttgaacTGGGAGCCTTTGTCTTGGATTCCTGGTTCATTGCATTTCACGAACCGCTGAATATAAAAATGCGTATGGATGTGGTAGATGTTCTACCTGTTGGAATGGGCTTTGTGGGCCATAAGCAGTTTGCGTCTTTCCTTTTTGACTGGCGCTCCGTATATAGCAAGAAAACGAGGTCACTGTGTCTACATGATTATGCGTGGACCTCTGCGCACAGGCACTAGACATAATAaaatacttttgttttgttttgtgttgttgttgccgtcgtcgtcgtcgttgttgttgttgttgttgttgttgttgttttctccaactgtctctctctatctttccatctattcttcttgtcttttctcTCCTCAGTCTTGatactttgtctgtctgttcctgCTCGTTTTAAGAACTGGCATCTGGACGGGATCGACATTGGCCGCCATCTTCCCTCCCTCCtacatgtgtgtctgtatgtcggtgtgcatgtctgtctgtctgtcttccccctctctctctttctctctctctctttctctctctctttctctctctctttctctctctctctctctctttctctctctctccgagtctttctctctctcttgctctttctctctctctctctctctctctctctctctctctctctctctctctctttctctctctctctctctctcttgctctttctctctctccctttctctctctctctcttgctctttctctctctctctcttgctctttctctctctctctctctctctctctctctctctcttgctctttctctctctctctctctctctctctctctctctctcttgctctttctCTAGGTTGAAGAAAGCTTACAGCGTGACAACCACACCACTGCATGAAACCGAGGTGTGTCGACCTTGGCCCCTAGCGATGGGTCAGAGGTTACAGGTTGATCCGGGTACAAGACATGTCTGACATAGACGGAAAATACGCCGTGACCAAAAATAGCGCTTGCCACGCTTCGGTGCACTAACGGATACTGTATGTTGTATGCATAGGATGTGTACCTTTAACCCTCCCCGCTTTGGAACATTGCTGAAAGTGTGAATAAAGAAGACGCTGAATCATTGGCTTACATAGTCTACTCAGTTCCTTGCGCAATGTATAAGTCCGTGGAGGATAACAAGTTCGTGGACTTTGTGTTGAAGCAGTGTTGCAGTAGAAGCTGCATTGTGTTGTCATTCGGAATTGTCGTGGGCATCTCAAAGATTCAGTGAATTTTGAATGGTGAAAATATCTTGCCGAAACGATGTCACGCTCTGCGTGGATTAGTTTGCTCCTGGTGTGTGAAGTGACTCGACGTTTTCCAGGTGAGTTCATaatgatcgattgattgattgattgcttgattgcttgattgcttgattgattgattgattgattgattaattgattgattgagtgtatgtgtatgcctGCCCGTGTGTCTACCTGTGTCCCTTTCTTTCTGTGCTTCTATCTATCTGCATGCCTGCCTGCTTGTCTGCCTGCTTGTCTGCCTATGAATCTGCCTgtgagtttgtctgtctgtctgaatgtatgtctgtctgtctgtatatctgtctgtatgtcagtctgtatatctgtctgtgtttctgttctctgtctctctgtctgtctgtcggtctctcggTATGTTTATGTGTGGCGTAGTTTATACCattgattgattaatgacttgcacttattttgcttgtttgtttgctttcttacttgcttgcttgcttgcttgattgattgattgattgattgttgattgattgatttcttgcttgcttgattgattgcttgcttgcttgattgattgatgaataggttgattggttggttgacaGGAGTTCTTGGACAGGATACCAATCACACAAGACCAACATTGCTGAAGGCATCTCTAAACGAGCATAAAGGGTATATTGGATTTCAAACAACGTACGTAcagtagaccccccccccccttttaatacTACAACACTAACACAGACAGATCAAAACATAtcaggtcttaaacaggagggagtgtTGTAATGGATGTAGATTTAAACCAGGCATGTGAGGGAATGTTTCTTTCTGTTCAGAGATTCGGTGTGGGAGTGGAAGATTATGGCGGACGAAGGTTACCTAATACAGGTGACAGTTCGATATCCCAATCTTCCCGCGGCGCGAAACGGGTCCTGCAACCTCACGGATCTTCTCTTCTACGACGGaggtgagaaaaacaaaaactgatTACAAATATATTAATCCTTGTCCTTGTATGTTGCATATATTTTGCTTATCTTTTAGGTATTACCTGTTAACAAAGCACCTTAcattatttgatttgatttgtatCAGAATCACCCGACAGTCCCCTGCTTATAGGCGTCTGCGACTTTCATGGAAACTTGAAGGTGACCAGTCGGGGCCAGGTGATGCTAGTTCAGCTCCCCCCAGCAGCCCTGGCAGACAAGGACAGTGGTCAACGCTGGGTATATTTTAGCTATACTGCCTACCCCTGTGGGGATCCCCAGGTATATTTCAGGACGTGTAAGACTCCCACGCTTGCTGGTAAGACTTTACACATGGGACTGGTTTGATTATGAAATTACTATAACAGCGTAACAAATGAATGCATTGTGTTATGATCAATTTAGAAATGCCATGTTTACTATGAAAATGTGCTCGCAATTATTTTTTTCCAATGCTAATTATGTCCTATATATTTTCCTGCTTCGCCAAGACTGACACGACCCTTCTTGGTTTACTGGTTTTGGCTAGCCAGGGTTAAGTAGTCTCGGTGGTGACTGATCCCGGGTTTTCAGTGTCGATCGTTTAGTTTCAGGCCGGCAGATcaactaaatgttttgatatcgcttgacgtaaatttcttgttgttctggtgtttttgttacatttagtcaagttatgactaaatgttttaacatcgaggggggaatcgagacgagggtcgtggtgtgtgtgtgtgtgtgtgtgtgtgtgtgtgtgtgtgtgtgtgtgtgtgtgtgtgtgtgtgtgtgtgcgtgtgtgtagagcgattcagaccaaactactggaccgatctttatgacatttgacatgaaagttcctaaGTAATATATCCCCataagtttttttcatttttttgataaatgtctttgatgacgtcatatccggcttttcgtgaaagttgaggcggcactgtcacgccctcatttttcaaccaaattggttgaaattttggtcaagtattgttcgacaaagcccggacttcggtattgcatttcagcgtggtggcttaaaaattaattaatgactttggtcattaaaaatctgaaaattgtaaaataattatttcttttataaaacgatccaaatttacgttcatcttattttccatcatttgctgattccaaaaacatataaatatgttatatttggattaaaaacaagctctaaaaattaaatatataaaaattattatcaaaattaaattttcgaaatcaatttaaaaacactttcatcttattccttgtcggttcctgattccaaaaacatatagatatgatatgtttggattaaaaacacgctcagaaagttaaaacgaagagaggtacagaaaagcgtgctatcgttctcagcgcaacgtactaccccgctcttcttgtcaatttcactgcctttgccgtgagcggtggactgacgatgatgctacgagtatacggtcttgctgcgttgcattgcgttcagtttcattctgtgagttcgacagctacttgactaaatgttgtattttcgccttacgcgacttgtttttgttttgtcgttGAATGAGCGTAGTGTACTCGAATTGTGTTTTGCTGAGATGTCGTTTGATCCTGAACGTTTGCTTGGacaaagagaaagggggagatggagagaagagagagagagagagagagagagagagagagagagagagagagagagagagagagttttgtcTGTCCTTTAGTCTcattcttattctctctctctctctctctctctctctctctctctctctctctctctctctctctctctctctctctctctctctctctctctctctctcaaaacaaaacaaaacaaatcagatccaaaaacaaagtgactgtcaacgttccaaaattcagaaacaaagagcaagaaaggtaagtttttGTAAGCCACAAATTAATATaccgacccaacggtcttttaagagCACAGAAAAACAATTAGTAAACATTCATTTTACTAATTCATTTTACTAATTCATTTTACGAATTCATTTTACGAATTTATTTTACTAATTCATTTTACTAATTCAATTTACTAATTCATTTTACGAATTCATTTTACTAATTCATTTTAATAATTCATTTTACGAATTCATTTTACTAATTCATTTTACGAATTCATTTTACTAATTCATTTTACGAATTCATTTTACGAATTCATTTTACTAATTCATTGTACTAATTCATTTTACTAAATGATTCATTGGCTTGTGACTTCCTGGCAAGCGGCCGAACATTCCGTCAAGCTAACTTTTGTTTACTAATTgcttgtctgtgcacttaaaagaccgttgtgTCGATATATTTGTAACGTATTCTTttatcaataacaaacgttccaacaacttacgtttcgtgggttttttattctgaaaacaaagaatacagaatacagaatacagaatctttaattgcccaaggttgggaatttgtgatgacattgcggttaagaaacgtttcaatccagccatatacacaaaat is from Littorina saxatilis isolate snail1 linkage group LG5, US_GU_Lsax_2.0, whole genome shotgun sequence and encodes:
- the LOC138966666 gene encoding uncharacterized protein isoform X3, which encodes MSRSAWISLLLVCEVTRRFPGVLGQDTNHTRPTLLKASLNEHKGYIGFQTTDSVWEWKIMADEGYLIQVTVRYPNLPAARNGSCNLTDLLFYDGESPDSPLLIGVCDFHGNLKVTSRGQVMLVQLPPAALADKDSGQRWVYFSYTAYPCGDPQVYFRTCKTPTLAAFLRSSSTTERFCCLSAGCCYLRDATTRSSAE
- the LOC138966666 gene encoding uncharacterized protein isoform X2, with translation MSRSAWISLLLVCEVTRRFPGVLGQDTNHTRPTLLKASLNEHKGDSVWEWKIMADEGYLIQVTVRYPNLPAARNGSCNLTDLLFYDGESPDSPLLIGVCDFHGNLKVTSRGQVMLVQLPPAALADKDSGQRWVYFSYTAYPCGDPQVYFRTCKTPTLAGTTQRTRDTSTTTSKQLTTTTTTDITTTTNNAEVNTFVIFVVSTVSALGLVLTAAIFCCLKCYRDYLCCHYQCSMKSFTRT
- the LOC138966666 gene encoding uncharacterized protein isoform X1; amino-acid sequence: MSRSAWISLLLVCEVTRRFPGVLGQDTNHTRPTLLKASLNEHKGYIGFQTTDSVWEWKIMADEGYLIQVTVRYPNLPAARNGSCNLTDLLFYDGESPDSPLLIGVCDFHGNLKVTSRGQVMLVQLPPAALADKDSGQRWVYFSYTAYPCGDPQVYFRTCKTPTLAGTTQRTRDTSTTTSKQLTTTTTTDITTTTNNAEVNTFVIFVVSTVSALGLVLTAAIFCCLKCYRDYLCCHYQCSMKSFTRT